A portion of the Streptomyces platensis genome contains these proteins:
- a CDS encoding prephenate dehydrogenase has translation MRTALVIGTGLIGTSAALALNARGVQVFLEDHDQAQALTAAALGAGTAEAPPGPVDLAIVAVPPAHVATALADAMRRGAARAYIDVASVKGGPRRELEAMGRDLAGYLGTHPMAGKERSGPLAATADLFEGRPWVLTPTRDGDTEVLNLALELVALCRAVPVVMDADAHDRAVALVSHTPQLLSSLVAARLKGADETAVRLCGQGIRDVTRIAASDPAMWIDILSANPGPVADVLSEIAADLDETVRSLRALESADEDKRGSGAGGIEDVLRRGNAGRERVPGKHGAAPATYEIVAVYIGDQPGELARIFADAGRAGVNIEDVRIEHATGQQAGFIQLMVEPQAVPVLTAELRERGWSIRQ, from the coding sequence GTGAGGACCGCACTCGTCATCGGCACGGGCCTGATCGGCACCTCGGCCGCGCTCGCGCTCAACGCGCGGGGTGTGCAGGTGTTCCTGGAGGACCATGACCAGGCCCAGGCCCTGACGGCTGCCGCGCTCGGTGCGGGCACCGCCGAGGCGCCGCCGGGGCCGGTCGATCTGGCCATCGTGGCCGTGCCGCCGGCCCATGTCGCGACGGCGCTGGCGGACGCGATGCGGCGCGGGGCGGCCCGTGCCTACATCGATGTCGCCAGCGTCAAGGGCGGCCCGCGCCGTGAGCTGGAGGCGATGGGTCGCGATCTGGCCGGCTACCTCGGCACGCACCCGATGGCGGGCAAGGAGCGCTCCGGCCCGCTGGCCGCCACCGCCGACCTCTTCGAGGGCCGCCCCTGGGTGCTGACCCCGACCCGTGACGGCGACACCGAGGTGCTCAATCTCGCGCTGGAGCTGGTCGCGCTGTGCCGGGCCGTCCCGGTGGTGATGGACGCGGATGCGCACGACCGCGCGGTCGCCCTCGTCTCGCACACCCCGCAGCTGCTCTCCAGCCTCGTCGCCGCCCGCCTCAAGGGCGCCGACGAGACCGCCGTACGCCTCTGCGGCCAGGGCATCCGGGATGTGACGCGGATCGCGGCCTCCGACCCGGCGATGTGGATCGACATCCTGTCGGCGAACCCGGGCCCGGTCGCCGATGTGCTGTCCGAGATCGCCGCCGATCTCGACGAGACGGTGCGTTCCCTGCGCGCCCTGGAGTCCGCCGACGAGGACAAGCGCGGCAGCGGTGCCGGCGGCATCGAGGACGTGCTGCGCCGCGGCAACGCGGGGCGGGAGCGGGTGCCGGGCAAGCACGGCGCCGCCCCGGCCACCTACGAGATCGTCGCCGTCTACATCGGCGACCAGCCCGGTGAGCTGGCCCGGATCTTCGCCGACGCCGGCCGGGCCGGGGTCAATATCGAGGACGTCCGCATCGAGCACGCCACCGGCC
- the aroH gene encoding chorismate mutase, which produces MAVRAVRGAVQLERDDAEHMQEQVGALLTAILERNELRADDLISVWFTATPDLHSDFPAAAARALGITDVPLICAQELDITGAMERVVRVLAHVETDLSRAGIAHVYLGAAGALRKDIAQ; this is translated from the coding sequence GTGGCGGTACGAGCGGTCCGCGGGGCCGTCCAGCTGGAGCGGGACGACGCGGAGCACATGCAGGAGCAGGTCGGCGCGCTGCTCACCGCCATTCTGGAGCGCAACGAGCTGCGCGCGGACGACCTGATCAGTGTGTGGTTCACCGCCACCCCCGATCTGCACAGCGATTTCCCGGCCGCCGCCGCGCGGGCCCTGGGCATCACGGACGTCCCGCTGATCTGTGCCCAGGAGCTGGACATCACCGGTGCCATGGAGCGCGTGGTGCGGGTGCTGGCCCATGTCGAGACCGATCTGTCCCGGGCCGGGATCGCCCATGTCTACCTCGGCGCGGCCGGGGCGCTGCGGAAGGACATCGCGCAGTGA
- a CDS encoding nucleotidyltransferase domain-containing protein — protein MSEAAADHSLVTEHTVYACVMGSRAFGLATETSDTDRRGVFLAPTPLFWGFEKPPTHVEGPRQEEFSWELERFCQLALRANPTVLECLHSPLVERIDATGRELLTLREAFLSRQVHRTFAGYAGGQLKQLRADVRQHGAPRWKHAMHLLRILACSRDLLRTGELTLDVGPDRDHLLAVRRGEIPWNTVERRMARLSEEAEAAVSGSPLPATPDRARVADFLYRARRVSALA, from the coding sequence ATGTCCGAAGCCGCCGCAGATCACTCCCTGGTCACCGAGCACACCGTCTACGCCTGTGTGATGGGCTCGCGCGCCTTCGGCCTGGCCACGGAGACCAGCGACACCGACCGCCGCGGAGTGTTTCTCGCCCCCACCCCGCTCTTCTGGGGCTTCGAGAAGCCGCCGACCCATGTGGAGGGACCGCGCCAGGAGGAGTTCTCCTGGGAGCTGGAACGGTTCTGCCAGCTGGCGCTGCGCGCCAACCCCACCGTCCTGGAATGCCTGCACTCCCCGCTCGTGGAGCGGATCGACGCCACCGGCCGGGAACTGCTCACACTGCGCGAGGCGTTCCTGTCCCGGCAGGTCCACCGCACCTTCGCCGGCTACGCCGGCGGGCAGCTCAAACAACTGCGCGCCGACGTACGGCAGCACGGCGCGCCCCGCTGGAAACACGCCATGCACCTGCTGCGGATACTGGCCTGCTCCCGCGATCTGCTCCGCACGGGCGAGCTCACCCTCGACGTCGGCCCGGACCGGGACCATCTGCTGGCGGTCCGCCGCGGCGAGATCCCGTGGAACACGGTGGAACGCCGGATGGCCCGCCTCTCCGAAGAGGCCGAAGCGGCGGTCTCCGGCTCCCCCCTACCAGCCACCCCGGACCGGGCCCGGGTGGCCGACTTTCTGTACCGGGCCCGGCGCGTTTCTGCGCTTGCTTGA
- a CDS encoding pseudouridine synthase: MRSSGRNNDSGRGNYRGAGGGTSQPKAGGKRDDKQQRAGRPRPEERRYDVGGTGGPGGKDERGGAKGGGPKSGGPKSTGSRGAAARGGAKGGPRTGAKSGPGAKGGPKGGPQRGRGQAPARPREYDAQVEERNRARHNKPQIKTPKTFGDEDGERLQKVLARAGMGSRRACEELIDQARVEVNGQIVMEQGVRVDPEKDEIKVDGLTVATQSYLFFALNKPAGVVSTMEDPDGRQCLGDYVTNRETRLFHVGRLDTETEGIILLTNHGELAHRLTHPRYGVKKTYLAAIQGPLPRDLGKQLKDGIQLEDGYARADHFRVVENTGKNYLVEVTLHEGRKHIVRRMLSEAGFPVDKLVRTSFGPIALGDQKSGWLRRMTNTEVGMLMREVEL; encoded by the coding sequence ATGCGAAGCAGCGGCAGGAACAACGACAGCGGGCGGGGCAACTACCGCGGCGCGGGTGGGGGCACCTCCCAGCCGAAGGCAGGAGGAAAGAGGGACGACAAGCAGCAGCGGGCCGGCCGTCCCCGCCCCGAGGAGCGCCGCTACGACGTGGGCGGAACCGGCGGCCCGGGCGGCAAGGACGAGCGCGGCGGCGCCAAGGGCGGCGGTCCCAAGAGCGGCGGTCCCAAGAGCACGGGCAGCCGGGGCGCGGCGGCCCGTGGCGGCGCCAAGGGCGGCCCCCGTACCGGCGCCAAGTCCGGCCCCGGTGCCAAGGGCGGACCCAAGGGCGGCCCGCAGCGCGGCCGTGGCCAGGCGCCCGCGCGGCCCCGTGAGTACGACGCCCAGGTAGAGGAGCGCAACCGCGCCCGCCACAACAAGCCGCAGATCAAGACCCCCAAGACGTTCGGGGACGAGGACGGCGAGCGACTCCAGAAGGTGCTGGCCAGGGCCGGGATGGGCTCGCGCCGGGCCTGCGAGGAGCTGATCGACCAGGCGCGGGTCGAGGTCAACGGCCAGATCGTCATGGAGCAGGGCGTCCGGGTCGACCCGGAGAAGGACGAGATCAAGGTCGACGGCCTGACGGTCGCCACCCAGTCCTACCTCTTCTTCGCACTGAACAAGCCGGCCGGCGTCGTCTCCACCATGGAGGACCCCGACGGCCGCCAGTGCCTCGGTGACTACGTCACCAACCGCGAGACCCGGCTCTTCCACGTCGGCCGCCTCGACACCGAGACCGAGGGCATCATCCTGCTCACCAACCACGGTGAGCTGGCCCACCGCCTCACGCACCCGCGCTACGGCGTCAAGAAGACCTACCTGGCCGCCATCCAGGGCCCGCTCCCGCGCGACCTGGGCAAGCAGCTCAAGGACGGCATCCAGCTGGAGGACGGCTACGCCCGCGCGGACCACTTCCGCGTCGTGGAGAACACCGGCAAGAACTACCTCGTCGAGGTCACCCTCCACGAAGGCCGCAAGCACATCGTGCGCCGGATGCTCTCCGAGGCCGGCTTCCCGGTCGACAAGCTCGTCCGCACCAGCTTCGGCCCCATCGCCCTCGGCGACCAGAAGTCAGGCTGGCTCCGCCGCATGACGAACACGGAGGTCGGCATGCTGATGCGAGAGGTCGAGCTTTAG
- the scpB gene encoding SMC-Scp complex subunit ScpB, with amino-acid sequence MSGAAGGEAYDITETGTGGTPGERPGAPAGALGVDGLELKPALEAVLMVVDEPATEEHLARVLQRPRRAVALALRELSDDYTRQGRGFDLRLVAGGWRFYSRAAYADAVESFVLDGQQARLTQAALETLAVVAYRQPVSRSRVSAVRGVNCDGVMRTLLQRGLVEEAGTEPETGAILYRTTNYFLERMGLRGLDELPELAPFLPEADAVEGDSPEGIPSFDVDDSGDSQTDH; translated from the coding sequence ATGAGCGGCGCGGCCGGTGGCGAGGCGTACGACATCACGGAGACCGGTACGGGCGGCACCCCGGGGGAGCGGCCCGGGGCGCCGGCCGGGGCGCTGGGCGTCGACGGGCTGGAGCTGAAGCCCGCGCTGGAGGCCGTCCTCATGGTCGTCGACGAGCCCGCGACCGAGGAACACCTGGCCAGGGTGTTGCAGCGGCCCCGCCGTGCGGTCGCGCTGGCGCTGCGCGAACTGTCCGACGACTACACCCGCCAAGGGCGCGGTTTCGATCTGCGCCTGGTGGCCGGGGGCTGGCGCTTCTACTCCCGTGCCGCGTACGCGGACGCGGTGGAGAGCTTCGTCCTGGACGGGCAGCAGGCCCGGCTCACCCAGGCAGCTTTGGAGACTCTGGCCGTGGTCGCGTACCGTCAGCCGGTCAGCCGTTCCCGTGTCTCGGCCGTACGCGGCGTGAACTGTGACGGTGTGATGCGCACGCTCCTCCAGCGCGGCCTGGTGGAGGAGGCGGGGACGGAACCTGAAACAGGTGCGATCCTGTACAGGACGACGAATTACTTTCTGGAGCGGATGGGCCTGCGCGGCCTCGACGAGCTCCCTGAGCTCGCACCGTTCCTCCCGGAGGCGGACGCGGTCGAGGGCGATTCCCCGGAAGGTATCCCGTCGTTCGACGTAGACGACAGCGGCGACTCTCAGACGGATCATTGA
- a CDS encoding segregation and condensation protein A: MPTTNDESPAPRTRRPLGRGAGAGPASPGEAVAPEVPGAVPDESPAAEMPEVSGVAEATAAREEPAAVPSSAPTEAAPENGEQAGHVESGESGENPQSAESAENSDGRFTLHLDNFEGPFDLLLQLISKHKLDVTEVALSKVTDEFMAHIRAMGPDWDLDQTTEFLVVAATLLDLKAARLLPAAEVEDEADLALLEARDLLFARLLQYRAYKRIADIFSGRLADEARCHPRTVGLEPQLAELLPEVVISTGAEGFAELAVKAMQPKARPQVYVDHIHAPLVSVREQAEVVMARLREAGERSFQELCADAPDTLTVVARFLALLELYRERVVVLDQEEALGALTVRWTGAEGAEPVVTDEFDQEPAQRAAEAARAERAGQERA; this comes from the coding sequence ATGCCGACGACCAACGACGAATCCCCCGCGCCCCGCACCCGCAGACCCCTCGGCCGCGGGGCGGGCGCGGGGCCGGCGTCACCGGGGGAGGCGGTGGCGCCGGAGGTGCCCGGGGCGGTGCCGGACGAGTCCCCGGCAGCTGAGATGCCGGAGGTTTCCGGTGTGGCGGAGGCGACCGCCGCCCGGGAGGAACCCGCGGCCGTCCCCAGTAGTGCTCCCACCGAGGCTGCGCCCGAGAACGGCGAGCAGGCCGGGCACGTCGAGAGCGGCGAAAGCGGCGAGAACCCCCAGAGCGCCGAGAGCGCCGAGAACTCCGACGGTCGCTTCACCCTCCACCTCGACAACTTCGAGGGCCCCTTCGATCTTCTCCTCCAGTTGATCTCGAAGCACAAGCTGGACGTCACCGAGGTCGCGCTGTCGAAGGTGACCGATGAGTTCATGGCGCACATCCGTGCCATGGGGCCGGACTGGGACCTGGACCAGACCACGGAGTTCCTGGTCGTGGCGGCGACGCTGCTGGATCTGAAGGCGGCCCGGCTGCTGCCCGCGGCCGAAGTGGAGGACGAGGCGGACCTCGCGCTCCTGGAGGCCCGTGATCTGCTCTTCGCCCGGTTGCTCCAGTACCGCGCCTACAAACGGATCGCAGACATCTTCAGCGGCCGGCTGGCGGACGAGGCCCGCTGCCATCCGCGTACGGTCGGCCTGGAGCCGCAGCTGGCCGAGCTGCTGCCCGAGGTCGTGATCAGCACCGGGGCGGAGGGCTTCGCCGAGCTCGCGGTGAAGGCGATGCAGCCCAAGGCGCGGCCACAGGTCTATGTCGACCACATCCACGCTCCGCTGGTGAGCGTGCGGGAGCAGGCCGAGGTGGTGATGGCGCGGCTGCGGGAGGCGGGCGAGCGCAGCTTCCAGGAGCTGTGCGCGGACGCACCGGACACCCTCACCGTCGTGGCGCGCTTCCTGGCCCTGCTGGAGCTCTACCGGGAGCGGGTGGTGGTCCTGGACCAGGAGGAGGCCCTGGGGGCGCTGACGGTCCGCTGGACGGGCGCGGAGGGGGCCGAGCCGGTGGTCACCGACGAGTTCGACCAGGAACCGGCACAGCGCGCCGCCGAGGCGGCGCGGGCAGAGCGAGCAGGACAGGAGCGGGCATGA
- a CDS encoding ParA family protein codes for MDGHHVNAMAGDRGSGEPARLADYDDLPEGHFYDPDAEYEPDPEYAATLAPDAARQRRERVGPTGRPLPYFPIPGPLSDHGPAKIIAMCNQKGGVGKTTSTINLGAALAEYGRRVLLVDFDPQGALSVGLGVNPMELDLTVYNLLMERGMSADEVLLKTAVPNMDLLPSNIDLSAAEVQLVSEVARESTLQRALKPLLADYDYIVIDCQPSLGLLTVNALTAAHKVIVPLECEFFALRGVALLTETIEKVQERLNPELELDGILATMYDSRTVHSREVLARVVEAFDDHVYHTVIGRTVRFPETTVAGEPITTYASNSVGAAAYRQLAREVLARCHAE; via the coding sequence ATGGACGGCCATCACGTGAACGCCATGGCCGGCGACCGGGGCAGTGGAGAACCCGCCCGTCTCGCCGACTACGACGACCTGCCCGAGGGGCACTTCTACGATCCGGACGCGGAGTACGAGCCGGACCCCGAATACGCCGCGACGCTTGCGCCGGACGCCGCGCGCCAGCGCCGCGAACGCGTCGGCCCGACCGGACGCCCGCTCCCTTATTTCCCCATCCCGGGACCACTGTCGGACCACGGCCCCGCCAAAATCATCGCGATGTGCAACCAGAAGGGCGGGGTCGGCAAGACCACCTCGACCATCAACCTGGGCGCCGCACTCGCCGAATACGGACGACGGGTGCTGCTCGTCGACTTCGACCCGCAGGGCGCCCTCTCGGTCGGACTCGGCGTCAACCCGATGGAGCTCGACCTGACGGTCTACAACCTGCTCATGGAGCGGGGCATGTCGGCCGACGAGGTGCTGCTGAAGACCGCGGTCCCCAACATGGACCTGCTGCCCAGCAATATCGATTTGTCAGCGGCAGAGGTGCAGTTGGTCAGCGAGGTCGCGCGCGAGTCGACGCTCCAGCGTGCCCTGAAGCCGCTGCTGGCCGACTACGACTACATCGTCATCGACTGCCAGCCCTCCCTCGGCCTGCTCACCGTCAACGCCCTGACGGCGGCTCACAAGGTCATCGTGCCGCTGGAGTGCGAGTTCTTCGCGCTGCGCGGTGTCGCGCTGCTCACCGAGACGATCGAGAAGGTCCAGGAGCGGCTCAACCCCGAGCTGGAGCTGGACGGCATCCTGGCGACGATGTACGACTCCCGCACCGTGCACAGCCGTGAGGTCCTGGCGCGGGTCGTCGAGGCCTTCGACGACCACGTCTACCACACCGTCATCGGCCGTACGGTCCGCTTCCCGGAGACCACGGTCGCCGGTGAGCCGATCACCACGTACGCCTCCAACTCCGTTGGTGCCGCCGCCTATCGTCAGCTCGCCAGGGAGGTGCTCGCCCGGTGTCACGCCGAGTGA
- the ald gene encoding alanine dehydrogenase, whose product MKVGIPREVKNNEFRVAITPAGVHELVRHGHQVFIEKDAGLGSSITNEEYVSAGASILDTADEVWGTADLLLKVKEPIAEEYHRLRKDQTLFTYLHLAASKECTDALLESGTTAIAYETVETAGRQLPLLAPMSEVAGRIAPQVGAYHLMRQAGGRGVLPGGVPGVHAGKAVIIGGGVSGWNALQIAVGLGFHVTLLDKDINKLREADKIFGTKVQTIVSNAYELEKAVVDADLVVGAVLIPGAKAPKLVTNELVAKMKPGSVLVDIAIDQGGCFEDSRPTTHAEPTFPVHNSVFYCVANMPGAVPNTSTHALTNATLPYIVELANRGWVEALRRDPALAKGLNTHDGKVVYGPVAEAHGLEHVELRTLLG is encoded by the coding sequence GTGAAGGTCGGCATCCCCCGCGAGGTCAAGAACAACGAGTTCCGTGTGGCCATCACGCCCGCCGGAGTCCACGAGCTCGTCCGCCACGGCCACCAGGTCTTCATCGAGAAGGACGCCGGTCTCGGCTCGTCCATCACGAACGAGGAGTACGTCTCCGCCGGCGCGTCCATCCTGGACACCGCCGATGAGGTCTGGGGCACCGCTGACCTGCTGCTGAAGGTCAAGGAGCCGATCGCGGAGGAGTACCACCGCCTCCGCAAGGACCAGACGCTCTTCACCTACCTGCACCTGGCCGCTTCCAAGGAGTGCACGGACGCCCTGCTGGAGTCCGGCACCACCGCCATCGCCTACGAGACCGTCGAGACGGCCGGCCGCCAGCTGCCGCTGCTCGCCCCGATGTCCGAGGTCGCGGGCCGTATCGCCCCGCAGGTCGGCGCCTACCACCTGATGCGCCAGGCCGGCGGCCGCGGCGTGCTGCCCGGTGGCGTCCCCGGTGTCCACGCGGGCAAGGCCGTCATCATCGGCGGTGGCGTCTCCGGCTGGAACGCGCTGCAGATCGCCGTGGGCCTCGGCTTCCACGTCACCCTGCTCGACAAGGACATCAACAAGCTCCGCGAGGCCGACAAGATCTTCGGCACCAAGGTGCAGACGATCGTCTCCAACGCCTACGAGCTGGAGAAGGCCGTCGTCGACGCCGACCTCGTCGTCGGTGCCGTCCTGATCCCCGGTGCCAAGGCGCCGAAGCTGGTCACCAACGAGCTCGTCGCCAAGATGAAGCCCGGAAGTGTTCTTGTCGACATCGCGATCGACCAGGGCGGCTGCTTCGAGGACTCGCGTCCCACCACGCACGCCGAGCCGACCTTCCCGGTCCACAACTCGGTCTTCTACTGCGTCGCCAACATGCCCGGCGCGGTGCCGAACACCTCCACCCACGCGCTCACCAACGCCACGCTGCCCTACATCGTGGAGCTGGCGAACCGCGGCTGGGTCGAGGCGCTGCGCCGTGACCCGGCGCTGGCCAAGGGCCTGAACACGCACGACGGCAAGGTCGTCTACGGCCCCGTCGCCGAGGCGCACGGCCTGGAGCACGTCGAACTGCGCACCCTCCTCGGCTAA